Within Triticum dicoccoides isolate Atlit2015 ecotype Zavitan chromosome 1B, WEW_v2.0, whole genome shotgun sequence, the genomic segment ATGGACACTTATCTTCATCCCTTCTTGAACAATAAGCCCTGAACCTATGTGGTGCACTTTTCTCGGTGTTAAACTCGAATTCATGTTTGATTGCATGTTGAGAAAGCGCCAATTTAAACTCTGCCATATTGGGATATTTTCTTCCTTCGGTCATTGGGGGATCTAATTTATCATATTCTAAATGTGGTGCATGCTCTGCCTCGTGCACTTCCTCATCTTCCTCTACTTCCTCATCGCTCTCATCCTCGCTCACATCCTCGCTCTCATGATCAGGAACATAGTCTTCGTCCCTTTCTTTATCGGAACAGGGAACCATGATAAGAGGATCTAATTTATCATAATCATCATCGTCTAAATAAATATTTTCCTCATCAACACCAACATGTTCATTCTCAGGTATTGGGTTGCGAAGATAATCATCGTCGTCTTGTTCTGTGATGCTAGGTTGGATATGCACATCAATATGCCACTCCGTGATAGGCTCATATGGTTCAGATGGATCACAATATGCAACAAACAAGTGCACAACCTTTGTCTTagagagtttctcaaacatagacaCCAATTCCTGGTCAGATGTTACTTCTGGGTAGATTTTAAGAAAAGGATCATAGTACTGAACATGTGCAACTTCCAAATAGCGAGGCGAGTACTGCTCTACGATTGATTCAACCAAGTCCTTATAATTTGTTAAGTCGGAATCAATAACCTTATCATAACAAAAGCATTTGATATCCTTCCTAGCTTTTTTTGGGTTGCCAAGCAATTTGATTTTCAGCAAATATGTTGAATTTGGATCCATCCTGTAAAAGCAAAAGATCAATTGTGCATGAACATACTTGCTTCATGTTTTAAACAAAAAATGTGACATGTGTAAACAGATTATCCAATATAACATATTTGCTTTATATGAACATAATCTTTGTCTATTGTTTCATTGCAGATTTGGCAGCAACAAATATCCATCTCTAACTACTCTGTTGCATCTTCGATCCATCTCAAGGACGTATCATGGCAGCAAATACTCAAATATAGAGAAAACAGGCACTTACCCTTGTAGCCATGCCGGAGCACTTGCATCCGAGGCCGTCGCACCTGAACCTCCCTCTGCCTCCCCGCCATGGCCGCCCTCCGGCGCCGCACCTGGAGCTCCCTCCGCCTCCCCGCCATGGACGCCCTCCAGTGGCGCGCCTGGAACTCCCTCCGCCTCCCCGGCATGGACGCCCTTCGCCTCCCCGCCATGGCCGCCCGTCGCCTCCCCGCCATGGCCGCCCGAGGCCGAGACCGGCGCAGCGTCGGCCACGCCCTCCACCGCGCCGTCCATCCCGCCACCAGTAGCAGCATCGgccacaccctcctccatccgcgatttttttagggttagggatcGAGGGAGGGAAAGGGGAATCGAGCAGAGTAGGGAGGGGATCGGGGGGTTGACCCAGCGCAGCGCCTGACGGTTCGCTCAACCAGTTTTTTTTTCAGCGTCCTAGCAGGGGTAAGAACAACATTTCCAGTCACAGTTAACGTTGCTAACAGCAAAAACTGACAGATGTGTCAAAGAAGGAAGAAAATGAAGTTGTGGTgtcaaaaaaggaaaaataaaattttTAGGGTCAAAAAGGGAACTAGATTTTAAGAATgggtcaaataaggaattctctcctaATCCCGACTCATCACGTACCCTGATCAGTTATCGAGATATCCGTAAAAATGGCTTTCACATTGAAACTCATGAAGACAACAAAAAGGAGTATCTACTCTTCACCAAAGATCACGGATATGGCAAGCAGGTACATGAAAAAATTCCTTCTCTATCATCAGGTTTGTACTATACGTACATCAAACCCGTAGAACATGTTGCATACAAAGTAATTTTTCAAAATGTTGATGCATTTCAAACCTGGCATGATCGCCTAGGCCATCCCGGGATCGGGATGAACGTTGATGCACATCAGctcggagaaggggggaaggggaaGGTAGCAGCCTGGAAGAAGAAGCGGTGACATAAAGCATATTTTTCTTAATTTAATTATACGTCATCTCATCCAAATTACCTAATTAGCATGATgcatgctactccctccattcccaaatatttgtctttctagggaTTTCAAATGGACATAACATACGGATgtattccgtatgtagtcacttgttgaaatctctagaaagacaaatatttggaaacggagggagtacttgatatGATACCCAAATAGATGATGCATGCTACTTGATATGATACCCCAGTAGAGGGGTATTAGATGTATACGAGTCAGACATCCTGGATTAATAAGTAAATAATCAGACTCTTTGGAAAACAGGAATTACATGCACACCCCTAAAAAAAGGAATTACATGCacaattccctcaaaaaaaaaaggagTTACATGCAGAAAAATAAACACTGGAATTAATGCATGGTTTCCATGAGAACTGATGTCATAGTAGTTTCCTTTTCAATGAGATTTTTTTTGTGTTAGTCAAACAACCAGAAGAAGGTTGGAAGCGATCAATTGTGTTAGTCATCAAACAGGCCTCCATAGTATCTCACAGAAAGCATTTCCAATGACTTACCGACGAATGCCAAATCATGCGCGTTGTTCCACTTCCCCCTGTACTCTTTAGGTTACATACAATGCCTCGGTCGGGTAGTACATCTCTCAACTAACTAATGGTACGTATCACTCCTGTTGCCAGAAGGTGGGAAAGCCTGTCGCCTTCGTGGATTCTGGAAATTCCCCTCATCCTCTTCGCCGCCACCAGCACCGGGGGTTTGTTTCGAACTTTTCCGTTTATCTCCAGAATCCGCATTGATGGCCCTGGCAACTGCATTGTCCTTTCTTCTCTCAGATCTAACCTCTCCAAATGAAGTATTCTTTCTAGCTTCAGCGTAATCGAAGGCCTTCAGCTGATCATTAAATTCTGGTTCTTCCAGTGCTTGGTGCTTCTGTTGAAGGTCTCTGCTCTCGTTGAGGGATCTGAAGCGCTGCTCGATGCCAGAGGAAAGCTCAGGAGGGGAGCTACACACATCGGTATCTCCAGGTTTGCACTCACTCTGTCCATCTGCGTTGCCGTTTTCTGGGTCATCTGTTCCAGTGTCCAGCTGAATCACTTCCTCCATCCGAGACGCAGGATCCTCGCACATGATTTCCGCTTCAGGTTCCACCGATTTTGCTACTGGAAGGCTACTTGCTGGAGGATTTGCACCACCTGAGAAATGATGGAAAGGCAGTACCACAGAAGACTTGATCTTCTCCACCTTGCTTTTACTCTGCATTTGTAACACAAGCCAAACAAAGTCAAGCATTACTAGGGAAAGCTAATGCGGGGAAAGTGCTTTCTGTTGCACCCCAAAAACAGAACAAGGATAACATCATATATTGCAGATTAGTGAGCTTATAAAAACCTAAAGTCCCATAACGAAGACAAGTCACCAACCTTTCCACAGTGAGAACTTTGGTACAAATTTCAAGTAGCATCTATACTGAGACGTTGACATTTACCCCATGTGGCTATATAGAGAGAATAGAGACTACAAAGGAAATTCGCAAAAAGAGACTATTCCATATCTTGCCCCTTAACTACTTGAGTAAAGTGGGAGCTCTTAGTTTATATCTCTTTGGAACAAAACTCATAACTAATTTATTTACATGCACTTATTTTCCAACAGTGCCACAGGTATCCCGCGTAGGTAAGGGGTTGGGGTACACCCACAGTTCAAACACAATTAGTAAATTAATTCAAGATCTCCATCACTTGTTAATTCTACAGCGGAGGAAAGAGAAAAAAGGACAGAGCAGAAACATCCAATACCTGGTCACTTGAAAATCCTGGAAATAGATTTGGCCTTCTTGCGGTAGAGGGTTTTCCTAACAGAGCACCAAAAGCCGTAGGTCTCTTCGATACTTGAACTGTTGCCTTTATTACCTGAACAATGGAGCTGTTTAGGTACTGATACAGCAGAAGAAATATAGCAAACAAAGGCAAATGATTTTCTTACTTGCTGCTGACCACCACCATTGCCCGGTATCACTGTATCTGCTTGCTCAGTAGCGCCTGGCAACGCCCCAAAGCTCTTGGTTTCAGGTGTGATGTTATCTAGTTGCAAATTACCTAAAGAAGCTCCGCTCGTAACATTCCCCATACAGAAAGAAGCAGTATGGACATTTGTAATCACTGTGGGAGCTACATCAGGTGCAGCAATCAGCTGAAGATTATTTTCATTACTATCAGCATCGACGGCAGGAATCATTTCAGTGTCTTCACTGCCGTCCTTCGCTTCTGCCGCCATtaactgcacaaaatgatgcattagTATGAAAAGCAGCCCAGATTCCTTAGTAAATCTCTGAGAAGTTAGTTCCTACAGATTGCAACAGTAAAGGAATGATAATAGATAAGTTTCACATAGATCACCAGAACTACCTCTTCCAGCCTTCCTTTCTTCAGTTGCTCAGCTATACTTTCAAAAGCATCGGCATTTGCGACGGCATTCCTTATGATAGTAATGACATGTCCGAGATAGTGCTCAAGAAATTTATTTTTTGACTTCACTGTTCTTTTTAACCTCCCAGTGGTCACAGGCATCTGTTTGGCTGTAGTCCAAATTCGAAGGATATATTAGCCAGGCTGACTAACGCATGTAAGCAATGTACATAGATTAGGAAAGAGCAATGCCTATTTCAAGTAGAGTCTTATTGGGTAATATATAACCAGTGCTCTCATCCTCGGCACGAGCGACGCCATCTCTCCATTGATATAGACCCTGTGATGGGAAAGAACTACATAAGGAATGGTAGAAATGATTTCATTTCAACTTATAACTGAGTATTAGGTAGTCACAAATAACAGTCTAGCACATTAGGCAAGCAGAGGCATAAAACACAAAACAGATCAATGTCATAAATAAAATTAAAATGTCTTTTCATTAAGGTAGATCATCTGGAGTTAAAGAAACCAGGCACAACTTACAACAGTGTAGTATAAATAAGAAAGCATCCACAAGGACTGAACTATGGGGTCTGGAAGAACTGTGTTCATTTTCAGCAAAACGCAGTGTATGTGTCCAAGTGGAGAAAACTTCTCAAGGATCAAGATGCCAGTACCAACAAGAATCACAAACACTTCAAACAGGAAAAGTACTTACAGCAAGAACTGCCAGCTGCCTTGCACTCAAGTCATTTTCTTTCAACCTGCAATTACATAAAAAATGACATTACACTGCTAGAATGGTTTCTAGAACAAAAACATGGTAAACCAAGAGAAATACAAACCCATGTATGTAAAGGTATGATGAATCAGTCAGCAGCTCCTTCTCATATAGTTGCAAGCAAATTTCATTGCTGCGCTTGCAAACCTGCAGTAATGGCAGACATCTGATTACTTGTTTGTATGCTCTACGGTCCACACAAGTTCAGGTACTGAAGTCAGAAGTCAATCCATAAGTAACAAAAGTGGTAGCAAAAGAATGTGCTTGTGTTCCTCAACACACAAGTTTACATCAGTTCTAAGGCACGCATTCTGAAATTCAAGCACACAATCAATTGCATCAGATACCGCATAGAAGTTGTCAACCAGAGGCAGAGAATACCAAACAATGCATGTAAAAGAAACTTAACCATCAAACAAGCAATCGGGGAAAGACTAGTgagcaaaacaaacaaaaaaacattACCTCCAAAAGAAGATCATCGCCTGAAGACTCATTCACCAATCGCAATCGCATCAAGTCATATATGTAGAGAAGATAGTGTGTATCTTCTCTAGCATACCTGAAACGCATAGTCACAATCAGACACACTTGATGGATATATTTAGTGAGGGCAGAGTAAATAAGAAATGGAAGAACAAAATGCGGCAATCCAAAGCTAATCCAAGAGGAATTCAAAGCACTGTACTTGGTCATTTCATCAGGAAGTGGCCTCAGCCTCCAATCTGCACTCTGATATCTGCAGGAGATGTATGTCTTAGTCATGTTCTTCAGAATATAATTCGTGACATGGCAAGTATAAGAAAAGTGTACTCTAGAATGAGAAGTAGTATCTACTCTTTGTTTGCTGTCACTCCACAGAAATATTGCAGAAGATGCTCCAGGCTGTTGCGGTCCATTTGTAAGATTCTTGAAGCCTATTTGCATTTTGATGAGAAGATCAAGCTTTAATTTATAGAAAACCAAAATGGCCATTTTAACTAAATAATTTAATCATAAAAGAAAACAATAACTGAACTGGATGCTAGGGCCATGCTACTGTTTATCTATGCTGAATCATACCTGCCCTGTGTCGAAAAGGTTGCACACATATATTCCAAAGTCCCTTTGAAGCCATATTATATCACGACCTGCCCCATGCATTACCTATTTTCCCATGAGAGCGATGAGAAACTGGACGTTGAACAATAGCAAGAACACATATACACAAAAGAGCAAGGTGTACCTTCTTCTTAGTTGGATCTTGAAAAACTTCTCTCAAGTTCTCACCAAGACAATTGCGGAGCTTAAGAGTGTCTACAATAAAGTCCTCAGTTCTAGTTGAAATCTGCATCAGGCAGGTGAGACCCTGAAAAGACCTATAGTGGTTGTGTTCCAAATCAAcctgaaaacagaaaaataaatggaAATTGATTTAAGTTAGTAATTAGAGTATCCTGACACCAAAAAAACAATTCAATTGTACACAGTGACAATAGTTAGCAGTAGACAGTAGTTAGGAGGCAAAAGAAGACTGCAGAGCAtgctacatactccctccgtcctaaaataagtgtctcaactttgtactagctctagtataaatttgtactaagctcaagacacttattttgggacggagggagtatttgtgtaACCTGCGGCAGAAGTTGTGAATTTGCGTTGTTGGATGCGTACTACACTGAACATGAAAAAATTATAAGGAGGCAGAAACAACTATTGGCAGCAAAGGTGGAGTGAAACAAGGCAAGAAAGATGATGGTAAGTAATGAAACCTAAAGCACGGCATGCGAATGACTATTTAACATTTACAGCATGCCATATGAATATGAGTATTTAATTGTCAACGTCCATGCCTTAACAACTCTAGCAGGCAGGAAAAGCCCAACTTTCCACATAGATCTAGCACTGCAATGAGAATTGTGACTCTGGTACTAATAGCAACGTAATTAAACTTCTGAGTATTTTATAGTAAAATACAATCGACAGAATCAAAAGTATACTGCAAGTTACAATTCATATATGGTCGGCCAGACAGCTAGTTGAGTCGTGAGGCATAAGCAAGAACAATACTGCATTTAAGTGGAAGCAAGAAAACCGATAGATACTACTAGTATTGTTACTTACAGCAAACTCAGTTGCACTCTTCAGCTTTGCCACCAACACTTCCAAGGTTTTCCGGTCTTCAACAAATGTAAAAGGGGTGTCATCTAAAGCAGGTGGCTTTAATGGCTCACTTTCAGGAACACGCCTGTCAAATAGTTGCTCCATGGGGAGTTTTTCCTGCATTGAGACAACGGCGTCACACCACTCTGCTCACATTTGATAAATACATGCAGAATAAAGAAAACAGCACTTCTCTCCAATTTCTCTGACAGAAACACTGATATTAGATAAATTACTCTGCTGACTCTTCATTCCTCCATACTCATGTTATTTTCTTTCCCTAATTTTATTCACATAATCTCGTATGGCATCTAGTCTCCACTACCTAACGCATTTCAATAGTCATGTACCAGCTAATTTAAGGTTTTATACTACCAAATATTGAGAAAACTAATCACCGTCCGTGTGCAACACTTGATAATCTTGCAAATGCAATAAACAAATTCTCTACTGCATGATTCACTAAACAATAATGGCTCATTTGGCACCTTCCATGGATGATTTCATCATAAATTTCTGAACAGATTAATCTTGAATTGTTGAGGGGGGAGGTGTGATGTGAGATTAGAGCAAAAATGTGCGGAAGCACTAACCAGTGGGTGTATGGCACGGGCACCATCATCGCTGCGCTCAAGGAAGGCATGGTCGAATGGCTTGCTCGTGTTGTCCACCACAATGCGGTGCACGTCCTGCGGGCGTGGGATGGTGGGGATGTGGAAGGGCACCTTCGGCTTTGGCCCTGATGCTGCAGCCCTATCCATGGTGGCCATCCTCACCGAACCAGAAGATCCAAAGGCCTCACTTCTGCCAACTCCTTCCTCTCCCAtacccatcttcttcttcttcttgccgtagACAACCTGGAACCCGTCCCCCGCCATCTCTTCTGCCGCGACCTTCCGTCCCTGGGCCTCCTCCTTCTCCCGCAGCGCCTTGAACTCGTCCGCGGAGGCGGCAAACATCTCGAGCAGGTCGTCATTGCGGGCGACGAGCCAGTCGTAGGCGTCGTCGAGGTCCTCCGTGGGGaaaggctgctgctgctgcttggggaGGAGCATGGAGGCGCCGAGGACGGCCAGGGAGGACTCggccctggcggcggcggcggcgacgggggacTTGAAGGAGGGGAAGTTGTTGTAGAAATGGAAGTCGCGGGCCGGAGGGATCGCGCGGGAGCGGGCTGACAGgcgcgcggcggcggaggcgagcgggCCCGACGAGGCGTCGACGGCCACGGCCGACTTGTTCTGCTtccacggcggcggcgggtgaggagcCTCGTCCGCTTCCATGGCGAGTTGGGTGGGGAAGTGGCGCTAGCGGTTTAGGGTTTATGGCAGAAGAAGAAAGACGGGAGCGGCCTGTTGCGAGTTATGTGTGAATTTCCGCCCccttttctatttatttattttttgcgtgGTTTTCGTGCTGAATTTCCGCCTCCTTCCTGTACGCGGTTCTGGTGCTTTACGGTTCGAGCACACGAATGCGTACGTAGATTACATTTTCAGATCCGATCTTTGCTCCACTCCAGGAATTGTGGATTTGTGGGTCATTTTCTTCAAATCAAGACCCTTTTTTTATCATAACAACTTTATTCATTAAATAATGGCCGGATCGTTTACATGATGTGGGAGAATAAATGTAGCGACCAGacttcaaacagtctgatctctgtgcatcagtgtcatccctgaatcagtaatgctgacacgcataatacttaaaggatttataacaaagtggcaatcacacacttattacatcgaatgtctcaaaagagaacttattacaataaatatggcttaaggccatctaataacgataacatgggaaggtttggaagataaagcgagtccatcaactccaacagcatcactgagtaaaaGATCACGacttaaggcaccttactcgtcgtctgaaaagtctgcaacatgaacgttgcagcccgaaaacgggtcagcacatgaaatatactggcaatgtaacacatagagagtaacgaACAGaatatagctatcactacatgcatatatagccggtggaaagctctatggttacagtttttgtgatgcccccgattcaatcgaacactaatcatacacgcaaatgtgtacgatcaagatcagggactcacgggaagataacacaacacaactctagacacaaatcaaaataatacaagctttatattacaagtcaggagcctcgagggctcgaatacaagctcgatacacaagagtcagcggaagcaacaatatctgagtacagaactAAGTTAaataaggatgccttaagaaggctagcacaaaagcaacacaatctaagaggcaaggcctcctgcctgggacctcctaaactactcctggtcgtcgtaggCCTCCAAGTAGTAGCAtccatcgacggtggcatctgactCCAGGGATcctccatctggttgcatcaaccggaaagaagaaagaagggggaaatggggagcaaagcaaccgtgagtactcatccaaagtactcgcaagcatcagatctatactaagtatgcattggtatcaaatggaagggttgtatctgtggactgaactgcataatACCAGAATAGAggaggaaggcctagcctatcgaagactagcatcttcaagcagttccaagcatcttgcagcatgtagaagagtaaagaatagcagtttaatatttaacaaacatgttgtaacattaatgcccagagatccttcttcgactccctgcgagaaagcaatcccggagccacatatctcaagtattcatttgtagttgtataagatcaggatataagtctgaacgtccattaccgtggacacggtattcgaatatataacttccctgcaggggtgcaccacgttacccaaaacgctcgatcactctggccggacacacatttctggggtcaatgcccgccctcaaaagatcaacacgtcgcagccctacctaggctcagcagagaggtccccgccggtctacatcctaagcactccggggtcttgggcccatcgcccgcagcactccgggtcgttgcgagcagggtggataccagcaccgcctcggatggccagcacgacccgaccgtgccgcactgctgaactggacgtctgacaaagcttcggctgatactgcgatgtcgaggcccatatctattctcgcgtggtggttagtgcgtaaaggccagaggccaactcagaacaaatacccaaaccatagtgtattattatcttgcggagacgagcagagactcacgatcgaaagtgacaccgtcgccccgtctcgtggacgtacgacaagggcctagaatgcccggccgtgccacgtaaccatcttgcgggtgctctccgggcccgctcgACTTTCACCAagatctcaagtaaagtcaaggtaactgtgtgtccagacatcaaggggaaaacccgaggaatcacccccggtgaattccactcaatgtaatcatcaaggtgaacgtaagagggaccaccctcgaggttcacacttgaggtgttgaacgacagagccgtatcgggaatggtgaaagaggaaatcacccttgatgaccacgaccgaatagctacactacagagttatcatcaggagtgcgttatcaccctcggcactcgatagtagctctgtagagtcgagcaactaaaggggcgtgatgtgatgtgaggtgtcgggctctggtcatcgatcacgttgatcgggtcgtcgatgatgaagcaggggcagcaaggacaagtgggggtcactgatggatcactagccaacctatactaagtagtttaggataagcaggtaggtaacaataagtaggtacaaaagcaggctatgcatcagaataggagcaaacaataacaatagcaaaatctaatgcaagcatgagatgatggaatgggcgatatcggaatgatcaaaggggggggcttgcctggttgctcagacaagaaggagggtcgtcatcGACGTAGATGATCACAGCGATAGcatcggcctcggggtctaccagagagaagagggggaagaaacagtaaatacacgcaaacataaagcatggcatgacaataaGCAGCACTAGGCGTGTTCTAACGTGGCACTACACGCTACCGGCAAAGGGGGATAACAACCAggaatgttttcccgaagtttggcattatcggacagatgaaacagaggggaaaagttgcatgttccctatgctagggacatgtggtagacgaacgggctgcgtattcggattcgtctcgtcgttctgagcaactttcatgtagaaaactttttcatccgaggtacggtttaatttctatgaatttcaaagtttaaacaatattaTGAAATTATTATTAAATCTAAATGCAGTTATTGCAGcagcatgatgtcatcatgacgccagcgGTCAACACtaaccgttgactggtcaaacaagGCAGTGGGGCCCGTCTGTCATAGGCACAGATTAATTAAACAATTTTAATTAGACAACCTAGTTAATTAGGGTAATTAATAGAGTTAATTaagttaaataaataaataattagttaattaaatGTATTTTTAACTCCTCTTTTTTTACAGGGGCATGGGGCCCCTTGGTAGTGGCCTAGGGGCCAGCCGGGGCGGGCTAACGGgcgcattgaaggaaatatgccctagaggcaataataaagttattatttatttccttatttcatgataaatgtttattattcatgctagaattgtattaaccggaaacataatacatgtgtgaatacatagacaaacatagtgtcactagtatgcctctacttgactagctcattaatcaaagatggttatgtttcctagccatagatatgtgttgtcatttgattaacgggatcacatcgttaggagaatgatgtgattgacttgacccattccgttagcttagcacttgatcgtttagtatgttgctattgctttcttcatgacttatacaaagttcctataactatgagattatgcaactcccgtttactggaggaacactttgtgtgctaccaaacgtcacaacgtaactgggtgattataaaggatctctacaggtgtctccaaaggtacatgttgagttggcctattttgagattaggttttgtcactccgattgtcggagaggtatctctgggccctctcggtaatgcacatcactataagccttgcaagcaatgtgactaatgagttagttgcgaaatgatgcattacatagcgagtaaagagacttgccggtaacgagattgaactaggtattgagataccgacgatcgaatctcgggcaagtaacataccgatgacaaagggaacaacatatgttgttatgcggtttgaccgataaagatcttcgtagaatatgtgggaaccaatatgagcatccaggttccgctattggttattgaccggaaacgtatctcggtcatgtctacatagttctcgaacccgtagggtccgcacgcttaaggtttcgatgacagttatattatgagtttatgagttttgatgcaccgaaggagttcagagtcccgaatgagatcggggacatgacgaggagtctcgaaatggtggagacgtaaatatcgatatattggacgactatattcggacttcggaaaggttccgaatgattcgggtatttatcggagtaccggagagttacgggaattcgccggggagaagtattgggccttattgggccatacgggaaagagagaggggctgcctagggcaggccccccccccccccaaggccagtccgaattggactagggggaggggccgcacccctccttccttcccttctctcttccccttccttctctcctactcctactaggaaaggaggagtcctactcccggtgggagtaggactccccccttgggcgcgcctcctcctccttggccggccttcctcaccttgctcctttatatacgagggcaggggggcaccccatgatacacaagttgatcttcgtgatcgttccttagccgtgtgcggtgtccccctccaccatattccacctcggtcatatcgttgcggtgcttaggcgaagccctgcgtcggtagaacatcatcatcgtcaccacgccgtcgtgctgacggaaatcatccccgacaccctgctggatcggagtccgaggatcgtcatcgagctgaacgtgtgctgaactcga encodes:
- the LOC119331731 gene encoding protein RRP6-like 2; translation: MEADEAPHPPPPWKQNKSAVAVDASSGPLASAAARLSARSRAIPPARDFHFYNNFPSFKSPVAAAAARAESSLAVLGASMLLPKQQQQPFPTEDLDDAYDWLVARNDDLLEMFAASADEFKALREKEEAQGRKVAAEEMAGDGFQVVYGKKKKKMGMGEEGVGRSEAFGSSGSVRMATMDRAAASGPKPKVPFHIPTIPRPQDVHRIVVDNTSKPFDHAFLERSDDGARAIHPLEKLPMEQLFDRRVPESEPLKPPALDDTPFTFVEDRKTLEVLVAKLKSATEFAVDLEHNHYRSFQGLTCLMQISTRTEDFIVDTLKLRNCLGENLREVFQDPTKKKVMHGAGRDIIWLQRDFGIYVCNLFDTGQASRILQMDRNSLEHLLQYFCGVTANKEYQSADWRLRPLPDEMTKYAREDTHYLLYIYDLMRLRLVNESSGDDLLLEVCKRSNEICLQLYEKELLTDSSYLYIHGLKENDLSARQLAVLAGLYQWRDGVARAEDESTGYILPNKTLLEIAKQMPVTTGRLKRTVKSKNKFLEHYLGHVITIIRNAVANADAFESIAEQLKKGRLEELMAAEAKDGSEDTEMIPAVDADSNENNLQLIAAPDVAPTVITNVHTASFCMGNVTSGASLGNLQLDNITPETKSFGALPGATEQADTVIPGNGGGQQQVIKATVQVSKRPTAFGALLGKPSTARRPNLFPGFSSDQSKSKVEKIKSSVVLPFHHFSGGANPPASSLPVAKSVEPEAEIMCEDPASRMEEVIQLDTGTDDPENGNADGQSECKPGDTDVCSSPPELSSGIEQRFRSLNESRDLQQKHQALEEPEFNDQLKAFDYAEARKNTSFGEVRSERRKDNAVARAINADSGDKRKSSKQTPGAGGGEEDEGNFQNPRRRQAFPPSGNRSDTYH